The genomic window GACCAATCAGGAGAGACCGTACGATGCGTTTTCAAACTTCCAGTATTTCAAATGTACCAGCGCATGTAGTGAGTAGAAGGGAGACCCCCACCACCAGGATGATAATCAGAAGGATCTTCCAGTAGTTCTGAGCAGCCAGCAAACCCCGAGCCTCCGTCAAGGTGCCGTTGTTGGGCTGGGGGGGCACCGACAGCAGGTGGCACATGAGTGGATAAATGTCCACGCTCCGCAAATGAGGAATTTGATAACCACGTTGGAAACTGGGTCCCGTTGCCGCCAGGAAGGGGTGCATGCTGGGTAGGGCGTTGTCGTAGCCGTGATCGCCCACTGAGAAAGGGAAGGAGAGTAAGAACACGGTGGGTGGAGACTTTGaccttgatgatgtcacaaaatAAGTTGCTTCGAATCAAACAAACTCAAGGAACTTAGTACGTTGTGGAAGTTTGTCCCCTCGCTGAATGATGGTCCAGCCCTCGTCAGCAATCAGGAGGATTTCTTGGATTCGCTTGTTGTTCTTGTAGTGGAGCCGATCAGGAATGTCCTCTTTCAAATACGCCGTCATGTTGGCGTGGCACTTCTTCAGCAGAGCGTAAACGGTCGCTGGGTCTGTGAAGGACGTGCAGCACGTCAACGCAAGTGTGAGTCGCTTCAAAACGTTTCCGACAGTGACTTTGTGTTTGGATTATAATCTCAGGAACGAGGATTCGGTCCTAATTACCTGCAAGTGGGATGACGGCGGCGACAGGTGTTCGATCCGCCAGTGTGTAGTTGTCCTGGTGGAGGCAGTCGTCCAGCCGTATGAGGCGTTCAGCCGAGCACTGAGCCATGCCGTGGTCGCTGGTTACCAGGACGTTGATGCGACCCCAGAGGCCGACCCGCTTTAGCTCTGATATCAGAAGGCCGATGTGGTCGTCAACCTGATCGCACAAAAAGAGACGAAACAGAAGTTTACGGTTGATATTTACATCACAGCTGGACACGCATTCGGAAATAACTGGTTAAACCGGTTAAGTCCAGCTTAGCTGTTTAAAtgagagcaaacacacaacataatGTACATAATGTACCTCCTTCAGCACTTTGCTCATAGCAGGGGTGTCGTCGGGGCCAAGTAAGTGACCTGAC from Antennarius striatus isolate MH-2024 chromosome 24, ASM4005453v1, whole genome shotgun sequence includes these protein-coding regions:
- the enpp4 gene encoding bis(5'-adenosyl)-triphosphatase enpp4 isoform X2 is translated as MPNLTLLYSQGVLVEQLTNVFVTKTFPNHYSLVTGLYAESHGIVANHMYDPISHKHFSIRETDPMWWSAGQPLWLTAQKSGYKTATVMWPGSSVPNRTATHFFNYNSSMPFQERLAHVINWMSGDGKEERVMFAALYWEEPDTSGHLLGPDDTPAMSKVLKEVDDHIGLLISELKRVGLWGRINVLVTSDHGMAQCSAERLIRLDDCLHQDNYTLADRTPVAAVIPLADPATVYALLKKCHANMTAYLKEDIPDRLHYKNNKRIQEILLIADEGWTIIQRGDKLPQLGDHGYDNALPSMHPFLAATGPSFQRGYQIPHLRSVDIYPLMCHLLSVPPQPNNGTLTEARGLLAAQNYWKILLIIILVVGVSLLLTTCAVFSRLLRWVRPFMRVPVNDLEYLLE
- the enpp4 gene encoding bis(5'-adenosyl)-triphosphatase enpp4 isoform X1, encoding MLLKILLGFLCGVGGLATETTLQDPPPLLLVSFDGFRAEYLQRFPMPNLTLLYSQGVLVEQLTNVFVTKTFPNHYSLVTGLYAESHGIVANHMYDPISHKHFSIRETDPMWWSAGQPLWLTAQKSGYKTATVMWPGSSVPNRTATHFFNYNSSMPFQERLAHVINWMSGDGKEERVMFAALYWEEPDTSGHLLGPDDTPAMSKVLKEVDDHIGLLISELKRVGLWGRINVLVTSDHGMAQCSAERLIRLDDCLHQDNYTLADRTPVAAVIPLADPATVYALLKKCHANMTAYLKEDIPDRLHYKNNKRIQEILLIADEGWTIIQRGDKLPQLGDHGYDNALPSMHPFLAATGPSFQRGYQIPHLRSVDIYPLMCHLLSVPPQPNNGTLTEARGLLAAQNYWKILLIIILVVGVSLLLTTCAVFSRLLRWVRPFMRVPVNDLEYLLE